From the Colletotrichum lupini chromosome 1, complete sequence genome, the window ATAGGAAAATTCATTTTGTAGAGTATATGCTGGTTATACACACTCGCAGACCGTTGTGGCCTGCCCGTTTTCATCCATCCCTTGAACCACCTTGCACCCCTTTTGCATACCGATACAGATTGAAAGCTGGAAAGCAATAACCACCGCTATTACCACATCGCCCATGAGCTCGTGTCTCCAGTCGAGACTCAGTGTCCACCTCCTCTGGCTCGCTTCGCACCAGCATTTCCGCCGGCTTCGGAATCTCCTCTAGGCCGCTTGTTACCAGGCTGGAAATCGTTGGCACCAGGGTTCAACGAGCCGGCATTTTGTCCTCCTCGGCCACCACCACGTCCGCCACGTCCTGCTAGACCACCGCTTGACACCCTATTTCCGGCAGCGTAAGCGCCACCCCGACCACGACCAGCTGCACCGCCTCGTCCTGGAAGAGGGATGCCACTCCTTTGGCCTGGAGCAGCCTGAGCCGGTGGTTGCGGTAGCCCATGACCTTGCGGTGCGGTCTGACCCGCCGGTGCCCCTTGTGTACTGGAAGCGAAGGGGTTCTGTTGCTGTTGTGGtgtttgctgctgctgctgtcctTGTGTACTCTGTGAGAACGGGTTGGCCTGGGCCGGAGTGCCATTAGCAGCACCGGCCGCGAACGGGTTCGCTGCAGCATTGTTGGCTGCCGGCTTGGTGTCCCCAGGAGTAGGTATTTGTCTCTTCTGAGGGATGCTACTGCCCGGCGCAGGGATTCCGCTAGTAGCAGCCCCGGTTGATGGTTGTGCTTGGTTGGTTGAGGCTGGTGGGGCTTGAGGACGGTTGGAAAGAGTAGAGTGTTGCACGTTCATTTGGATAAACTCACCAGGTGTCGGGGCAGCAGCTTGGGCTGGTGTGGCAGCCGAGGGCGCCGAGATCGAAGGACGGGGTGCGGCGGGTTGTGCGTTGCCAGCGAGCTTCGCCGGGCTTTGCTGCGGCGCGGCGGGAGCTGGTTTGGCAACTTTAGCTTCCTCCCAAACTTCCCCAACGGGTCTTTGAGGTGTCTTTGTTGCGGCCGTGGACACGACTTCGATCTTGGCGTTGGCACCTCTGAGCTGATTGTCCTTCATGTTGATCTGCAGCGCAGACTTCTTCTGTGCCAGCAGCTGACCTTCCTCGCGAGCGTTTGCGATTCTCTGCTCGAACTCGGCTCTCATACTCGTCTCTGTCTCGTTTTTAACCTTGGCAGTCTGTTCCTCGAGTTTCTTTCTAAGATTTCCCGACATAATGTTCCGCACGGTAGCATTGGTAGAAAGGAACTTCCGAATCTCGGCATCGGGGAGTTGAGATAGATCCGCAGCACCAGCAGGTGTACCGGTCATTGGCGTTGCCGGAGCTGCGTCCGGGTCTTGCTGCTTGATGGGCGTCGCAGGCACAGCCGGTTGTTCTCCCGCAGGCTTAGCAGGTGCGGCGCCTTGCTGCTCAGCCTTCCAAATGACCTTTTCTTGCTCTACCCTCGTGGCGAACTCGGCTTCCATCTTCTCGCGAGACTGGCGTAGCTTCTCATTGAGTGCGTTGCGCATCTTATCAGACCGCTCCTTGATGGTCTGGGTGATGTTCTCTTCGAGCTCCTTCGCCTTGCGGTCAGCCTCTGTAGCCTTGGCTTCGGCGGTAGCAATCTTCTCCTCTAAAGCCTTCCGCTCAGTGTCGGATAAGCCACTCGCGCCGTTTGTGGCAACAGGCTCCGCCGTCGACTGGGCGGCGGGCTGAAGCTGCGCCTGGGCAGCCTGCTGTGCAGCCTCGACAGCCTGGTCTCTCTCGGAGACGGCTGTCTGCAGTTGCGATCGCAGGGCCTCAAGCTCCTGCTCGGCGGTCGTCTTTTGGGCTGAGATGGCTTCCAGTTGGGTTCGCATCTCGGCGAGTTGCTGCTCCAACTGGGCGACTACTTCCGAAGATACTGGTGGAGACCCGTCTGTCGTGGGTTGAGCGGCAGGAGGTGGCGCGCTAGATTGGTTGGCTTGAGCATCCTGCTGTAGCCTTTGTACCTGTTGCTGGAAGTTCTTGACTTGCTGCTCAAACTCCGCACGCTGCTGTGTTGTCGTCTGCAAATTCTGTCTTGTTGTCTCGAGCTCGGTGTTCATAGAGTTGAGTTGCTGCTGCAGTTGTTCACGCTCAGCAATCGCAGCGTCCTTCTCCGTGACCGCCTCGTTCCGTGCACCAATTGCCTCATTCTTCTCGCCAGTGATCTTACGTGACCGCTCTTTGAACTGATCGGTCATGCGTTGGCGAGCGTTCGCCCAATTGGTCCTCTCCGTCTCCAATGTCTGCTTTATCTCCTCGAACTCTGCTCGAAGAGGGCCTTCAGACTCCTTGAGAGCGTCGCGCTCGGCCTGCAGATCATTGATGGTCTGCTTGAGTTGCTCCATCTCGGCGGGATCAACGCGGCCGTACTTTGTAAGGATGCCCTCGGTTCGCTTCTGCCACCTGTCGCGGTCCTCCTGAACTTGCTTGATTTCTTCCTCGAGGAAGCCCTTTTGAGTCTGGAGCTCCTCGATCCTAGCCTCCAGAGGCTGTACCTTGCCTTCCAATTCCTCGATCCTGGTGTTCTTCTCGGAGATTTGCGTCCGGGCGTGGGCGAGCTCGTTGCGGAGGGTGGCACTGCTCTCACGGTAAAGGTTGAGCTCGTTGAGTTTATCCATCAGATCCTTGTGGGCAACGGAGGCTTGGCCGCTCTCAGCTTGTGAGCGTCTCTCCTGGTCGAGCTTCAACCGAGCCTCATCGAGCTGGGATTGGGAGTACTCGAGCTGTTGCTGCAGGCGTTTGGATTCCTGCACCTTGAGGTCGTACTGCACCTCCAAGATCTCCTTCTCCCGTCTTAGATAATTGTTGAGTTCCCGAAGACCGTCGGCTGCACCGTCGCTGCTAGTTTCCGCGCTATCGTTGCCGTCCCCGGCCGCCGCATTGCGACCCTCCTTGAGCGCAGAGAATTGCTTCGTGATGCTCTCCAGCTGCTCGTGCAGAAGCTTGTTCTGTGCGTTGACATCATCGCGGCGAGCCTTGATTTCTGACATTTCCTGCTCGATTCGCTGTTTCCTCTCTTCCCAGGAACTTTCACTTTGAGACAGGGCAACTTTGGCCGACTCCGCCTCGGCTCTCAGAGTCGCCGTCTGGCTCTTGAGCTCGTTGTACTCGGTGCGCAACTGTTGGACGAGCTTCGCAGCCTCGGCGTGCTTGACGAGTTCGTGTTCGTAGTCCTGTTGAGCCTTGGCGGTGATCTCTGACTGAGCACGAAGGTCCTGTTGGTGGAACTTGGCGGCTTCTGAGTGGCGGTCCGCTTCTTCCTTCAAACGCTTCACTTCCTCGTCCAGAATCGTCTTCTCATCCTCGTACGTGCGGGCAACTTCGGCTTGGGAGTCGCGGAGGTGGGACAGTTCCTTGTTGGAGCTAGCGAGTTCCGATGACAGATCTTCAACACGCTGCTCCAACTCCTTAATCTTGGCGTCCTTGGCCGCGAACGCAGCATCCATCTCCTCCCTGAATTGCTCTGTGGTGGTTGTGAATTCGGTAAGAGCTTCTTCATTTTGTTCGCTGAGTTGCTTGTATTGCTCTGTCTGTTCCCTGGCATTCTCGAGCTGAGACTTGGCGATGTCAAGCTCCCTCTTGAGGTCGGAAACCTCATTGATTAACTCGCGAACCTCGGCCTCGCTGTCTTGGTCAGTCTGGGTAGGAGGTGCCATCGTGCCGGGCCTTGGCGTTGGCCGGGGCGCCAGGCGACCAGCTCTGTCTTCCGCATTGCGAAGTTCGATGGTGAGCTCATCAACGCGAGCTTGCAGGTGGTCGCGGCTGGTCTTAACAGCGACGTGCTCCTCGCGAATCTGGCTCAGACTGGTAGAGAGCTCATCGATGCGCTTCTGGGCTTCGCGAGCATCGAACTCCTTCCTGAGCTGAAGCTTCTTGCCTTCTTCCATTTCATCAGACAGCTTGCGCTTCGTGCTGTTCAGCTCTTGTTCAAGATTGTCGATCTTGGACTGAGCTTTCCGCCTGTACTCAGACTCAGAAATGTCTCGCTCGTTCTGCATGGATTGCTGGCTTGCCAAAAGATTGTTGAGTCTCGTCTTCTCCTGCACAAGACTCTCGTTGTCTTGATTGAGACGATCCTGGATGTCCTTCCATAACTTCTTCTCTGCCTTGAGGTTGGCCGCCTCGTTTCGAACGCTCTCGAGCAAGCCCTTGGCATCGATGAGTTCTTCGGCAACTTGCTGGGTTCGGATTTCGTGCTTGATGGAGTCTTCTGAGAGCGTCTGGTTGCGCTTCTGAATCTCCTTGTTCTCGCTCTGCAGCGCAACAAAATTGGAGTGGAGCATCTCGTATCTCTCGGAGGCAAGGGTAATCTGGCTGGTGATCTTTGCAACCTCGCCCTGGAGGGAATTCTTCTCGCTTGAAAGCCTGTCAATCTGCTCCCGCAAGGAGCGACGGACGGATTCCTCGTCGTTTCGGTAAGTGTCGAATTCGACTTGCAGATTACGCAGCGCAGCTTGTGGAGACAGGCCGTCGCCTTCCTCAGTCTCGATACTAGTGAGGGGGAGGCGCTGGCCGTCGTCGGAGCCAAGGATAGAAGCGAGCTCGCCGGCAGAGGCCTTTTGCTGAAGGAGACGTCTGAACATGTCGCGCTCGGACTTGAAGCTCTCCATTGTTGATCTCAGGGACTTGGTCTCTTCAATCATGTTGGCGAGCTCTTGTTGCAGTCGCTCAACCGATTGGTGATCTTCCACAGCCTGGCTCTTGGCGGCAACAGCCTCCTCGCTCTCCATCTGCTCTGCCAGCTCGCGGGTTACCCTCAGAAGCTCTTGATTCTTGGCTTGCAGCTCCTGAATGTCCTTGAAGACGACGAACTTCTGGGTAATGAACTGGTGGGTATCCGACATGTCGTTGAGAGCGCCCTCGGCGATTTCTCCACGGGAAAGTTGCTCCAGGCGGACCGTCTCCTCGCGAGTCAGCTGCTCCAAGCCCTTTTCGCGGGCATGCATGTTGAAGACCAACATCTGGATCTGTGTACTGAGGTCACGAAGTTGTGTGCGGAGGATCTTGGACTCGGCCTGAGCGTTGGCCAAGGCACTCTCAGCCTTTCGCGCGCTCTTCTTTGCTGCGTCGCGCTCTTCGAAGCTTGACTGAGATAGTTCGGACATCCTAGTAATTTCGGACCTCAGGGTATCGGCCTCATTCTGGAGCTCCTCGATCTCGGGTGTCTTGGCTTCCAACAGAGCAATCATATTGTCGAGCTCCTCGGCGAGTTGTTGATTACGGCGCTTCTCTCCGGCCAGCTGCCCCTTGACCTTGTACAATTCGTCGATAGCCTGTGTTGCGGTGATGGCGGACTTGTTTCGCGCAGAAGCAGGAGTAGCAAAAGGCGAGGCAGGCCTTCCGAGAAGGGATCCATTCATACGGGGTGTCTGAGGTGCAGATCCCGGTGGGGGTCCTTGTTCAATGCGGGCGTGAAGCTCGTCGACCTCGCCCTCAAGCTGAGTCACCCGTTCCTCCAGGGCACGGCAAGTCTCCCTCTCGCGTTCGAGCTCGTGCTGTATGCGACGGACTTCGTTTGCATGCTTCTCCTTCAAGGCTTCCTTCTCGCCCTCCAGGGTCTGCACACGGGCCTTGTGACTGTCGGCAAGTTGGTTGGTCATATCAACGACGCGCTGCTTGCTCTCGATCTCGTGCTTGTAGCTCTCCTCGCTGCGGGCGAATGCTTCCTGTTGTTGCTGGACCTTGGTGAGGGCCTCTTCCGCCTTGGCTTGAGCTGCGTCGAGGCGATCTCGGAGCTGTTGTTCACCCCGCTTCAGGGATTCGATACTAGATTTCGCGTCTTCGTTTTGTCGTTGTAATTCGGCGATCCGAGCGCCCTTCTCGCGGCGGTACTTGAGAGCTTCTTCGCTCTTGGTCTTGAGCTCGGTCTCGAACCATTCGCCATTGCGTCGAGCAAGATCGAGTTGTTGTTGTAGTGACTCCTCTCGGTACTTTGCGCTACTCACAGCGGCCTGAGCAGCCTGAACCGACTGCTGCAGAGCCGTGATCTCCTTTTGGAGTTGGACGTTCTTCTGGTGCTGCTTCGCCAACTCTTCAGACAGCTCTGAATCGCGGGCGTTTCGAGACTCAAGCAAAGCCATATTCGCGCGATTGGAAGATTGTAGGGACTCGACGCGGTCGCGGAGAGTAGTGATCTCGGAGTCGTGATCGGATCCGCGGGACTTGAGCGACTGGAGCTCGTTCTCGACTGTTTGTCGCTTTGTTTCTGTCATGGTCAAGTTAGTCACCTAGAAATTGATACCCCAATCGAACAATCTCGCCATTGTACAAACCTTCTTCTTTGAGCTTCTGGCGAATCTCCTCGACATCCTTCAGGGCCTTGTCGGCTGTCGCCTTGAATGTCTGGCATCTTGATTCGGCGCTGTGGTGTGCGCTTTCGAGCTCGATGTCGACCTGAAGCTTCTGAGCATATAACTCATCGTACTCGCGTGCCTTCGCAATGACGGCTTCGAGGAGGCTCGCGACGAGCTCGGGGGTCGGGTCGGTTGTGGCTGTCGAGACCGTCGACTCGGACAGCCCTAGGTGGCCGGCCACGTAGCCTACATCCACCGCCGCTGCCATGTTGTTTTAAGCTCAGGGTCTAGTCATGGACATCGAAAGAGGATTGCGAGGTCGTTTGTGGTCGGAATGTAGGTAGGTTTGTTTGGCGATGGGCTCGCTGCGTCGCGCGTCAAACACCCCACCGGTCGGGAAGGCTGAGGTAGGTGTTGCTGTGATGGAAACAGAAGCAGGGAGGATAGCCCCACGGAAGAAGATGAGAAATCTCTCGAGAGCCGCCAATTTTGGTAGAGGCGGTCAAGAGTTGATTCCAAGCGACAAGGAATTGGGTGGGATTTGGCGGCTAATTGGCAGATCGCAAGATTTTGGGAAGAGCGCGACCAGGCGAATGTTTTCTGGCCAACGCACAGTGCAGGTACAAGGCTGGGGGGAGCTGCCTGCAACCACGGGCGACAAAGGTACTCGTTAGGCCAATCAGAGGGCCTTGCAGAAGGAAGCTGTATTGACACCCGAGGATCATCCGGCTGAGTCATCAACAGCTTCGCTCAATCCTGGTGGGGCCCTCTCTCGGTGAGTTGATG encodes:
- a CDS encoding TPR/MLP1/MLP2-like protein — protein: MAAAVDVGYVAGHLGLSESTVSTATTDPTPELVASLLEAVIAKAREYDELYAQKLQVDIELESAHHSAESRCQTFKATADKALKDVEEIRQKLKEEETKRQTVENELQSLKSRGSDHDSEITTLRDRVESLQSSNRANMALLESRNARDSELSEELAKQHQKNVQLQKEITALQQSVQAAQAAVSSAKYREESLQQQLDLARRNGEWFETELKTKSEEALKYRREKGARIAELQRQNEDAKSSIESLKRGEQQLRDRLDAAQAKAEEALTKVQQQQEAFARSEESYKHEIESKQRVVDMTNQLADSHKARVQTLEGEKEALKEKHANEVRRIQHELERERETCRALEERVTQLEGEVDELHARIEQGPPPGSAPQTPRMNGSLLGRPASPFATPASARNKSAITATQAIDELYKVKGQLAGEKRRNQQLAEELDNMIALLEAKTPEIEELQNEADTLRSEITRMSELSQSSFEERDAAKKSARKAESALANAQAESKILRTQLRDLSTQIQMLVFNMHAREKGLEQLTREETVRLEQLSRGEIAEGALNDMSDTHQFITQKFVVFKDIQELQAKNQELLRVTRELAEQMESEEAVAAKSQAVEDHQSVERLQQELANMIEETKSLRSTMESFKSERDMFRRLLQQKASAGELASILGSDDGQRLPLTSIETEEGDGLSPQAALRNLQVEFDTYRNDEESVRRSLREQIDRLSSEKNSLQGEVAKITSQITLASERYEMLHSNFVALQSENKEIQKRNQTLSEDSIKHEIRTQQVAEELIDAKGLLESVRNEAANLKAEKKLWKDIQDRLNQDNESLVQEKTRLNNLLASQQSMQNERDISESEYRRKAQSKIDNLEQELNSTKRKLSDEMEEGKKLQLRKEFDAREAQKRIDELSTSLSQIREEHVAVKTSRDHLQARVDELTIELRNAEDRAGRLAPRPTPRPGTMAPPTQTDQDSEAEVRELINEVSDLKRELDIAKSQLENAREQTEQYKQLSEQNEEALTEFTTTTEQFREEMDAAFAAKDAKIKELEQRVEDLSSELASSNKELSHLRDSQAEVARTYEDEKTILDEEVKRLKEEADRHSEAAKFHQQDLRAQSEITAKAQQDYEHELVKHAEAAKLVQQLRTEYNELKSQTATLRAEAESAKVALSQSESSWEERKQRIEQEMSEIKARRDDVNAQNKLLHEQLESITKQFSALKEGRNAAAGDGNDSAETSSDGAADGLRELNNYLRREKEILEVQYDLKVQESKRLQQQLEYSQSQLDEARLKLDQERRSQAESGQASVAHKDLMDKLNELNLYRESSATLRNELAHARTQISEKNTRIEELEGKVQPLEARIEELQTQKGFLEEEIKQVQEDRDRWQKRTEGILTKYGRVDPAEMEQLKQTINDLQAERDALKESEGPLRAEFEEIKQTLETERTNWANARQRMTDQFKERSRKITGEKNEAIGARNEAVTEKDAAIAEREQLQQQLNSMNTELETTRQNLQTTTQQRAEFEQQVKNFQQQVQRLQQDAQANQSSAPPPAAQPTTDGSPPVSSEVVAQLEQQLAEMRTQLEAISAQKTTAEQELEALRSQLQTAVSERDQAVEAAQQAAQAQLQPAAQSTAEPVATNGASGLSDTERKALEEKIATAEAKATEADRKAKELEENITQTIKERSDKMRNALNEKLRQSREKMEAEFATRVEQEKVIWKAEQQGAAPAKPAGEQPAVPATPIKQQDPDAAPATPMTGTPAGAADLSQLPDAEIRKFLSTNATVRNIMSGNLRKKLEEQTAKVKNETETSMRAEFEQRIANAREEGQLLAQKKSALQINMKDNQLRGANAKIEVVSTAATKTPQRPVGEVWEEAKVAKPAPAAPQQSPAKLAGNAQPAAPRPSISAPSAATPAQAAAPTPGEFIQMNVQHSTLSNRPQAPPASTNQAQPSTGAATSGIPAPGSSIPQKRQIPTPGDTKPAANNAAANPFAAGAANGTPAQANPFSQSTQGQQQQQTPQQQQNPFASSTQGAPAGQTAPQGHGLPQPPAQAAPGQRSGIPLPGRGGAAGRGRGGAYAAGNRVSSGGLAGRGGRGGGRGGQNAGSLNPGANDFQPGNKRPRGDSEAGGNAGAKRARGGGH